A single Triticum dicoccoides isolate Atlit2015 ecotype Zavitan chromosome 2A, WEW_v2.0, whole genome shotgun sequence DNA region contains:
- the LOC119354888 gene encoding uncharacterized protein LOC119354888 isoform X2, translating to MGNIVNTVRILVNVISEGLSSTVSPKENCSTDAVVAKGLERGPARDTHKSKELRPHSVPSENNLFHCDAYEKLINGELNLGCRSSPEASEDYKMIPNADRAVSGPLDARGCESTPKALLRRQAERQITNEKASIQAMVPTGTSASPDVKDPKTVLSPLTRSRSKAMAVSTPEHLKLRNARSGQLVVPRLDSGSQKIIYDVAEVPITPLVEQSSAGKALPSTPSQMIKTPIPYGRSPLPRNKDKVLSVATPETPKLRSSRSGRLIVPRLDPGTQNIIYDAGTIRNHLLRGGLGVHPPTMAGCCYSDRRCP from the exons ATGGGAAATATTGTCAACACTGTTAGAATATTAGTGAATGTGATTTCTGAGGGCTTATCTAGTACAGTATCACCTAAAGAGAACTGTTCTACAGACGCTGTGGTTGCTAAGGGTTTGGAACGTGGTCCAGCCAGGGATACACATAAGAGCAAAGAGTTGAGACCACACAGTGTTCCTTCTGAAAATAATTTGTTTCACTGCGACGCTTACGAGAAATTGATCAACGGTGAGCTTAATTTAGGTTGTAGAAGCAGTCCTGAGGCTTCAGAGGACTATAAAATGATACCAAATGCAGATAGAGCAGTGTCTGGTCCTTTGGATGCGAGAGGTTGTGAAAGTACCCCTAAAGCTTTGTTAAGGAGACAAGCTGAGCGGCAAATAACTAACGAGAAAGCATCAATTCAGGCGATGGTTCCAACTGGAACTTCAGCCTCTCCAGATGTGAAAGATCCTAAAACG GTGCTATCTCCGCTTACCCGCAGTCGCAGTAAGGCTATGGCTGTTTCCACACCTGAACATCTCAAACTGAGAAACGCCAGATCAG GTCAACTAGTAGTTCCACGGTTGGATTCAGGAAGCCAAAAAATTATCTATGACGTG GCAGAAGTACCTATCACCCCATTGGTGGAGCAAAGTTCTGCAGGTAAAGCGTTGCCGAGTACACCATCACAAATGATCAAAACTCCAATTCCATAT GGACGATCTCCACTTCCTCGTAATAAGGATAAGGTGTTATCTGTTGCCACACCCGAAACTCCCAAACTGAGAAGCTCTAGATCAG GTCGACTGATAGTTCCACGTTTGGATCCAGGAACACAAAATATTATCTATGACGCG
- the LOC119354888 gene encoding uncharacterized protein LOC119354888 isoform X1 codes for MGNIVNTVRILVNVISEGLSSTVSPKENCSTDAVVAKGLERGPARDTHKSKELRPHSVPSENNLFHCDAYEKLINGELNLGCRSSPEASEDYKMIPNADRAVSGPLDARGCESTPKALLRRQAERQITNEKASIQAMVPTGTSASPDVKDPKTVLSPLTRSRSKAMAVSTPEHLKLRNARSGQLVVPRLDSGSQKIIYDVAEVPITPLVEQSSAGKALPSTPSQMIKTPIPYGRSPLPRNKDKVLSVATPETPKLRSSRSGRLIVPRLDPGTQNIIYDAVSNRITMSIDVCFGFMHLGTIRNHLLRGGLGVHPPTMAGCCYSDRRCP; via the exons ATGGGAAATATTGTCAACACTGTTAGAATATTAGTGAATGTGATTTCTGAGGGCTTATCTAGTACAGTATCACCTAAAGAGAACTGTTCTACAGACGCTGTGGTTGCTAAGGGTTTGGAACGTGGTCCAGCCAGGGATACACATAAGAGCAAAGAGTTGAGACCACACAGTGTTCCTTCTGAAAATAATTTGTTTCACTGCGACGCTTACGAGAAATTGATCAACGGTGAGCTTAATTTAGGTTGTAGAAGCAGTCCTGAGGCTTCAGAGGACTATAAAATGATACCAAATGCAGATAGAGCAGTGTCTGGTCCTTTGGATGCGAGAGGTTGTGAAAGTACCCCTAAAGCTTTGTTAAGGAGACAAGCTGAGCGGCAAATAACTAACGAGAAAGCATCAATTCAGGCGATGGTTCCAACTGGAACTTCAGCCTCTCCAGATGTGAAAGATCCTAAAACG GTGCTATCTCCGCTTACCCGCAGTCGCAGTAAGGCTATGGCTGTTTCCACACCTGAACATCTCAAACTGAGAAACGCCAGATCAG GTCAACTAGTAGTTCCACGGTTGGATTCAGGAAGCCAAAAAATTATCTATGACGTG GCAGAAGTACCTATCACCCCATTGGTGGAGCAAAGTTCTGCAGGTAAAGCGTTGCCGAGTACACCATCACAAATGATCAAAACTCCAATTCCATAT GGACGATCTCCACTTCCTCGTAATAAGGATAAGGTGTTATCTGTTGCCACACCCGAAACTCCCAAACTGAGAAGCTCTAGATCAG GTCGACTGATAGTTCCACGTTTGGATCCAGGAACACAAAATATTATCTATGACGCGGTTAGTAACCGCATAACCATGTCCATAGATGTTTGTTTTGGTTTTATGCATCTG
- the LOC119354888 gene encoding uncharacterized protein LOC119354888 isoform X3: MGNIVNTVRILVNVISEGLSSTVSPKENCSTDAVVAKGLERGPARDTHKSKELRPHSVPSENNLFHCDAYEKLINDRAVSGPLDARGCESTPKALLRRQAERQITNEKASIQAMVPTGTSASPDVKDPKTVLSPLTRSRSKAMAVSTPEHLKLRNARSGQLVVPRLDSGSQKIIYDVAEVPITPLVEQSSAGKALPSTPSQMIKTPIPYGRSPLPRNKDKVLSVATPETPKLRSSRSGRLIVPRLDPGTQNIIYDAVSNRITMSIDVCFGFMHLGTIRNHLLRGGLGVHPPTMAGCCYSDRRCP; this comes from the exons ATGGGAAATATTGTCAACACTGTTAGAATATTAGTGAATGTGATTTCTGAGGGCTTATCTAGTACAGTATCACCTAAAGAGAACTGTTCTACAGACGCTGTGGTTGCTAAGGGTTTGGAACGTGGTCCAGCCAGGGATACACATAAGAGCAAAGAGTTGAGACCACACAGTGTTCCTTCTGAAAATAATTTGTTTCACTGCGACGCTTACGAGAAATTGATCAACG ATAGAGCAGTGTCTGGTCCTTTGGATGCGAGAGGTTGTGAAAGTACCCCTAAAGCTTTGTTAAGGAGACAAGCTGAGCGGCAAATAACTAACGAGAAAGCATCAATTCAGGCGATGGTTCCAACTGGAACTTCAGCCTCTCCAGATGTGAAAGATCCTAAAACG GTGCTATCTCCGCTTACCCGCAGTCGCAGTAAGGCTATGGCTGTTTCCACACCTGAACATCTCAAACTGAGAAACGCCAGATCAG GTCAACTAGTAGTTCCACGGTTGGATTCAGGAAGCCAAAAAATTATCTATGACGTG GCAGAAGTACCTATCACCCCATTGGTGGAGCAAAGTTCTGCAGGTAAAGCGTTGCCGAGTACACCATCACAAATGATCAAAACTCCAATTCCATAT GGACGATCTCCACTTCCTCGTAATAAGGATAAGGTGTTATCTGTTGCCACACCCGAAACTCCCAAACTGAGAAGCTCTAGATCAG GTCGACTGATAGTTCCACGTTTGGATCCAGGAACACAAAATATTATCTATGACGCGGTTAGTAACCGCATAACCATGTCCATAGATGTTTGTTTTGGTTTTATGCATCTG
- the LOC119354888 gene encoding uncharacterized protein LOC119354888 isoform X4 produces the protein MGNIVNTVRILVNVISEGLSSTVSPKENCSTDAVVAKGLERGPARDTHKSKELRPHSVPSENNLFHCDAYEKLINGELNLGCRSSPEASEDYKMIPNADRAVSGPLDARGCESTPKALLRRQAERQITNEKASIQAMVPTGTSASPDVKDPKTVLSPLTRSRSKAMAVSTPEHLKLRNARSGQLVVPRLDSGSQKIIYDVAEVPITPLVEQSSAGKALPSTPSQMIKTPIPYGRSPLPRNKDKVLSVATPETPKLRSSRSGKGHSFQVD, from the exons ATGGGAAATATTGTCAACACTGTTAGAATATTAGTGAATGTGATTTCTGAGGGCTTATCTAGTACAGTATCACCTAAAGAGAACTGTTCTACAGACGCTGTGGTTGCTAAGGGTTTGGAACGTGGTCCAGCCAGGGATACACATAAGAGCAAAGAGTTGAGACCACACAGTGTTCCTTCTGAAAATAATTTGTTTCACTGCGACGCTTACGAGAAATTGATCAACGGTGAGCTTAATTTAGGTTGTAGAAGCAGTCCTGAGGCTTCAGAGGACTATAAAATGATACCAAATGCAGATAGAGCAGTGTCTGGTCCTTTGGATGCGAGAGGTTGTGAAAGTACCCCTAAAGCTTTGTTAAGGAGACAAGCTGAGCGGCAAATAACTAACGAGAAAGCATCAATTCAGGCGATGGTTCCAACTGGAACTTCAGCCTCTCCAGATGTGAAAGATCCTAAAACG GTGCTATCTCCGCTTACCCGCAGTCGCAGTAAGGCTATGGCTGTTTCCACACCTGAACATCTCAAACTGAGAAACGCCAGATCAG GTCAACTAGTAGTTCCACGGTTGGATTCAGGAAGCCAAAAAATTATCTATGACGTG GCAGAAGTACCTATCACCCCATTGGTGGAGCAAAGTTCTGCAGGTAAAGCGTTGCCGAGTACACCATCACAAATGATCAAAACTCCAATTCCATAT GGACGATCTCCACTTCCTCGTAATAAGGATAAGGTGTTATCTGTTGCCACACCCGAAACTCCCAAACTGAGAAGCTCTAGATCAG GAAAGGGACATTCTTTTCAGGTCGACTGA